One Sodalinema gerasimenkoae IPPAS B-353 DNA segment encodes these proteins:
- a CDS encoding ATP-binding protein, whose amino-acid sequence MTEIDRIIQRAPNPFDTETFWSGNFWQEIQNPELTVDSIHQEVLQEIEEVLDQVAEDRRSRTLLLEGETGSGKTYLLGRLKRQLQTPNFKQLPRAFFVYIEPFTASDYIWRHILRYTVDSLLETPEGLNKSQLLIWLEGLSDLKKRGIVDWLRGERQLFIRKLLETYPSGIYNAQEFFGVLYHLTDSELYPIACEWLRGDDLDDESLRKLGVQGTIDTEDAAQKTLANFGRIADATLPIVLCFDQLDNIARDRQGNPDLESLFRVNSILHTQKVKNFLFIISIITDTWRQNAPHIPATDRDRLDANLRLKQISLDQAEALWASRLYSLHRQTYPQPTSPIYPLIRPTLDGKFPGGKTRPRNTLILGRRLYQDLKLQQLQANVSQEASLEGKPAPLMLPTDAQSDPVAAFKLVWIKKLKQTRERVQKIRQYAAPELVQMLAEVVQALQMEDIQPRLLPSRTYASYSISYRHPGTTNRVGIVWSEDTNMVKFFHLLKGCEEALGSHLCQSLQLVRAEGVGSPTNRGYQLYTEIFGQPENNHFMSDLTSVQYLATHHALVNDALSGELVVGEETPDGSRLQSLVRQTGVLRDCPLLQQLGFFEITSGQDAAEQSLQAIEDFIINRVLNQQCMAIQQLIEEAIAQFGGASKQQVHQLIQSLSVSDRPLQILDPDVTLDEQLIIATT is encoded by the coding sequence ATGACCGAGATTGATCGCATTATCCAACGCGCCCCCAACCCATTTGATACGGAAACCTTTTGGTCTGGGAATTTTTGGCAAGAAATCCAAAACCCGGAACTCACCGTCGACTCCATTCATCAAGAGGTTCTTCAGGAGATTGAGGAAGTCTTAGATCAGGTGGCCGAGGATCGCCGCAGTCGTACCCTCCTCCTCGAAGGGGAAACCGGGTCGGGGAAAACCTATCTCTTGGGACGACTCAAACGACAACTGCAAACCCCCAATTTCAAACAACTCCCGCGAGCCTTTTTTGTCTATATTGAACCCTTCACCGCCAGCGACTATATTTGGCGGCATATTTTACGCTACACCGTCGATAGTCTCCTCGAAACCCCGGAAGGACTGAATAAATCTCAACTGTTAATTTGGTTGGAAGGCCTCTCAGACCTCAAAAAACGAGGGATTGTCGATTGGCTGAGGGGGGAACGACAACTGTTTATCCGTAAACTCCTCGAAACCTATCCCTCGGGGATTTATAACGCTCAGGAGTTTTTCGGGGTGTTGTATCATCTGACGGATTCCGAACTCTATCCCATCGCCTGTGAATGGTTGCGGGGGGATGATTTGGATGATGAGTCTCTGCGGAAACTGGGGGTTCAGGGAACCATTGACACGGAAGATGCGGCCCAGAAGACCTTGGCCAACTTTGGGCGGATTGCCGATGCCACATTACCCATTGTGCTGTGTTTTGACCAACTCGATAACATTGCCCGCGATCGCCAAGGGAACCCCGATTTAGAATCCCTGTTTCGGGTCAATTCCATTTTGCACACTCAGAAGGTGAAGAACTTTCTGTTTATTATTAGCATTATCACCGATACCTGGCGGCAAAATGCGCCTCATATTCCTGCCACAGACCGCGATCGCCTCGATGCCAACCTAAGACTCAAACAAATCAGTTTAGACCAAGCCGAAGCCCTCTGGGCCAGTCGTTTGTATAGCCTCCATCGTCAAACCTATCCTCAACCCACCTCCCCCATTTATCCCCTAATTCGTCCAACTCTCGACGGCAAGTTTCCCGGCGGTAAAACCCGACCCCGTAACACGCTGATTTTAGGACGACGCCTCTATCAGGACCTGAAACTGCAACAACTTCAGGCCAATGTTTCCCAAGAAGCCTCTCTCGAAGGCAAACCGGCCCCCCTCATGTTGCCCACCGATGCCCAAAGTGACCCCGTGGCGGCCTTTAAGCTGGTTTGGATCAAGAAATTAAAGCAAACCCGTGAACGGGTGCAAAAAATCCGTCAATATGCTGCCCCTGAATTAGTGCAAATGTTGGCGGAGGTGGTTCAGGCCTTACAGATGGAAGATATCCAACCGCGATTACTTCCGAGTCGTACCTATGCCAGTTATTCCATCAGTTATCGTCACCCCGGCACCACAAATCGGGTAGGAATTGTCTGGTCTGAAGATACGAATATGGTCAAGTTTTTCCATCTTCTCAAAGGCTGCGAGGAGGCCCTAGGAAGTCATCTGTGTCAGTCGTTGCAGTTGGTTCGCGCTGAGGGGGTGGGGTCCCCGACTAATCGCGGCTATCAACTGTATACTGAGATTTTTGGACAACCGGAGAATAATCACTTTATGTCTGATTTAACCTCCGTGCAATATCTGGCCACTCACCATGCCTTAGTCAATGATGCCCTGTCCGGGGAGTTGGTGGTGGGGGAAGAAACCCCAGATGGATCTCGGTTGCAGTCGTTAGTCCGGCAAACGGGAGTGTTGCGGGATTGCCCTCTGCTGCAACAGTTGGGCTTTTTTGAGATTACCTCGGGGCAAGATGCGGCGGAACAGTCCTTACAAGCCATTGAAGATTTTATTATTAACCGAGTTCTCAATCAGCAATGTATGGCGATTCAACAGTTGATTGAAGAGGCGATCGCCCAGTTTGGGGGAGCGAGTAAACAACAAGTTCACCAACTGATTCAGAGTTTATCGGTGAGCGATCGCCCCCTGCAAATTCTCGATCCCGATGTCACCCTAGACGAACAACTCATTATTGCGACGACCTAA
- a CDS encoding TolB family protein: MKGDSFPQILDRVAIAAIVILSLVTIVLLAGGDKSIPRVRNFSWNETTISSLDRAFTLTFNRPMNRDSVENNLQIDPPLPGKMSWAGQRMAYTVLYPAPYGTTYNLKLSGARDRFTESDDTDHFIDPFEAQFQSRDRVVLYLGSEEGERGRLILYNFTQDRKTILTPSDMTVMNFQMYPDGDRILFSAIDRERGRQGLTESQIYTVTTGLNFGEGSPDSAGRIQRLLDNKTYQNLQFALAPDGTTIVVQRARRDRPGSDFGLWVIRDGQSPERFPTEPGGEFVIAPNSKELAMAQGQGVALLSIEPGTEGREPLQFFPQYGRVMGFTQDGRAAVMVKFNTDYTRSMVVVPNIGEPEEILRTSGSILGAEFDPSGRYIYALVTELLEADEYVEQPYILALDLETQDSKELVRFERSPLDLSMSLAPDGQAILFDRLDIVSPSDRPELPLTPSGGAIEASELWILFPLVDPQGELTRPQPEQLPLDGFNPKWLP, from the coding sequence ATGAAAGGCGATTCCTTTCCTCAAATCTTGGACCGGGTGGCCATCGCCGCCATCGTGATCCTCAGCCTTGTGACCATTGTTTTACTGGCCGGGGGCGATAAAAGCATTCCTCGGGTGCGTAACTTTAGTTGGAATGAGACGACGATTAGTTCCCTCGATCGCGCCTTTACCCTGACCTTTAACCGTCCCATGAACCGGGACAGTGTCGAGAATAACCTACAGATTGACCCGCCGCTACCGGGCAAAATGAGTTGGGCCGGACAACGCATGGCCTATACGGTTCTCTATCCCGCACCCTACGGAACGACCTATAACCTCAAACTTTCAGGGGCCCGCGATCGCTTCACCGAGTCCGACGACACCGACCATTTCATCGATCCCTTTGAGGCGCAGTTTCAAAGTCGCGATCGCGTCGTGCTCTATCTTGGCTCTGAGGAGGGGGAACGGGGACGCTTGATCCTTTATAACTTCACCCAAGATCGCAAAACCATTCTCACCCCCTCGGACATGACGGTGATGAATTTCCAGATGTACCCCGACGGCGATCGCATCCTCTTTTCGGCGATCGACCGGGAGCGGGGCCGTCAGGGACTCACCGAAAGTCAGATTTATACCGTCACCACCGGCCTCAATTTCGGCGAAGGCTCACCCGACTCCGCCGGCCGCATTCAACGCCTCCTGGATAATAAGACCTATCAGAACTTACAATTTGCCCTGGCCCCCGATGGAACCACCATTGTTGTGCAACGGGCCCGGCGCGATCGCCCGGGGAGTGACTTCGGACTTTGGGTCATTCGCGATGGACAATCCCCCGAACGCTTCCCCACTGAACCCGGCGGTGAGTTTGTCATTGCCCCCAACAGTAAGGAATTAGCCATGGCCCAAGGTCAGGGTGTGGCACTTCTATCCATTGAACCGGGAACCGAGGGACGTGAACCGTTGCAATTTTTCCCCCAATATGGACGCGTGATGGGGTTCACCCAAGACGGACGGGCCGCTGTGATGGTGAAGTTTAACACCGACTACACGCGCTCGATGGTAGTGGTTCCCAATATCGGCGAACCTGAGGAAATTCTACGCACCAGTGGCTCTATCCTAGGTGCTGAATTTGACCCCAGTGGTCGCTATATCTATGCTCTCGTCACCGAACTCCTCGAAGCCGATGAGTATGTCGAACAACCCTATATTTTGGCTCTCGATTTGGAAACCCAAGACTCTAAAGAATTGGTCCGCTTTGAACGCAGCCCCCTGGATTTAAGCATGAGTCTGGCTCCCGATGGCCAAGCGATTCTCTTTGACCGTCTTGATATCGTCTCACCTAGCGACAGACCCGAGTTACCCCTGACCCCATCCGGGGGGGCGATCGAAGCCAGTGAACTGTGGATTCTCTTTCCCTTAGTGGACCCTCAAGGGGAGCTAACCCGTCCTCAACCGGAACAATTGCCCCTCGATGGTTTTAATCCGAAGTGGCTGCCCTAA
- the petD gene encoding cytochrome b6-f complex subunit IV, with product MSTLKKPDLSDPKLRAKLAQGMGHNYYGEPAWPNDLLYVFPVVILGTLACVVGLAVLDPAMIGEPADPFATPLEILPEWYLYPVFQILRVVPNKLLGIGLQTLIPLGLMLIPFIENVNKFQNPFRRPVATSMFMLGTLVTLWLGIGATLPIDKSLTFGLF from the coding sequence ATGTCTACTTTGAAAAAGCCGGATCTTAGTGATCCTAAACTCCGCGCCAAACTGGCCCAAGGAATGGGTCATAACTACTATGGCGAACCCGCTTGGCCCAACGACCTGCTATATGTTTTCCCAGTGGTAATTTTGGGAACCTTGGCTTGTGTCGTCGGTTTAGCCGTTCTTGACCCCGCTATGATTGGGGAGCCTGCCGATCCCTTTGCGACCCCTCTAGAAATTCTGCCGGAATGGTATCTCTACCCCGTCTTCCAGATTCTGCGGGTAGTTCCCAACAAACTTTTGGGAATTGGTCTGCAAACCTTGATTCCTCTGGGTCTGATGTTGATTCCCTTCATTGAGAACGTCAACAAATTCCAAAACCCCTTCCGCCGGCCCGTGGCCACCTCTATGTTCATGTTGGGAACTCTGGTCACCCTCTGGTTGGGAATTGGGGCGACTCTTCCCATCGATAAATCTCTGACCTTCGGTCTTTTCTAA
- the petB gene encoding cytochrome b6 — protein sequence MFSKEVTESKPFKWFNERLEIQAIADDITDKYVPPHVNIFYCLGGITLVCFLIQFATGFAMTFYYKPTVTEAYSSIQYLMTEVNFGWLIRSIHRWSASMMVLMMILHVFRVYLTGGFKKPRELTWVTGVILAVITVTFGVTGYSLPWDQVGYWAVKIVSGVPEAIPVVGSFMVELLRGGTSVGQSTLTRFYSLHTFVLPWLIAVFMLLHFLMIRKQGISGPL from the coding sequence ATGTTTTCTAAGGAAGTCACTGAGTCTAAACCCTTTAAGTGGTTTAACGAACGCCTCGAAATCCAGGCGATCGCAGACGACATCACCGACAAATACGTTCCGCCTCACGTTAACATCTTCTATTGCCTCGGTGGTATCACCCTGGTCTGCTTCCTAATCCAGTTTGCTACTGGGTTTGCCATGACCTTCTACTACAAACCGACGGTCACTGAAGCCTACAGTTCCATTCAATATCTGATGACCGAAGTGAACTTCGGTTGGCTGATTCGCTCCATCCACCGCTGGTCCGCCAGCATGATGGTGCTGATGATGATTCTTCACGTGTTCCGGGTTTACCTCACTGGTGGATTCAAGAAACCTCGGGAACTCACCTGGGTCACCGGCGTCATTCTCGCGGTTATTACCGTGACCTTCGGCGTTACCGGCTACTCCCTCCCTTGGGACCAAGTGGGCTACTGGGCCGTGAAAATTGTCAGCGGTGTTCCCGAAGCCATCCCCGTTGTGGGCAGCTTCATGGTGGAACTGCTTCGCGGTGGAACCAGTGTGGGCCAATCCACCCTGACCCGCTTCTACAGCTTGCACACCTTCGTTCTTCCCTGGCTGATTGCGGTGTTCATGCTGCTGCACTTCCTCATGATTCGCAAACAGGGAATTTCTGGGCCCTTGTAA
- the ctpA gene encoding carboxyl-terminal processing protease CtpA — MQKRAVSFGLLLLLVFGLSGWFGWAPPALALTAEQKLVSEVWRVVNRAYVDDSFNGQNWWKVRQEALRQPLDSREAAYDTIETMLAKLDDPFTRLLRPDNYRNLQVNTAGELTGVGLQIAIEPESKRIKVIAPIAGSPADDAGIQAGDIVLEIDGVSTENLSLDEAATRMRGTIGTPVVLQVKRLDSQQIDDIEIIRDRIALNPVSYNLTMAEDNSPIGYIRLTQFSANATEQMADAITSLEDEGASAYILDLRNNPGGLLQAGVEIARLWLNDATIVYTVNRQAVLGSFDASHDALTTAPLVVLVNQGTASASEILAGALQDNRRAQLVGERTFGKGLIQSLFDLSDKSGIAVTVAKYETPSHKDINKLGITPDFVVPQNPISRDEVGTPADVPYQKAIELLTDSAVVAKAA; from the coding sequence ATGCAAAAACGTGCTGTCAGCTTCGGACTTCTGCTTTTACTGGTTTTTGGACTCTCAGGCTGGTTCGGCTGGGCCCCTCCGGCTTTGGCGTTAACGGCAGAACAGAAACTGGTCTCAGAGGTCTGGCGAGTGGTCAACCGTGCCTATGTGGACGACTCCTTCAACGGACAAAACTGGTGGAAAGTCCGTCAGGAGGCCCTACGCCAACCCCTCGACAGTCGCGAGGCGGCCTATGACACCATCGAGACGATGTTAGCGAAACTCGATGATCCCTTCACCAGGCTGTTACGACCCGACAACTACCGCAATTTACAAGTCAACACGGCGGGAGAGTTAACCGGAGTCGGACTGCAAATCGCCATTGAACCCGAGAGTAAGCGCATTAAAGTCATTGCCCCCATTGCTGGTTCTCCAGCCGATGATGCCGGGATTCAGGCGGGGGATATCGTCTTAGAAATCGACGGGGTTTCCACGGAAAATCTCTCCCTCGATGAAGCCGCCACCCGGATGCGAGGGACCATTGGCACGCCGGTAGTTCTCCAGGTGAAACGCTTGGACAGCCAGCAGATTGATGACATTGAGATTATCCGCGATCGCATTGCCCTCAACCCGGTCAGTTACAACCTAACGATGGCCGAAGACAACAGCCCCATTGGCTATATTCGTCTGACGCAATTCAGTGCCAACGCCACGGAACAGATGGCCGATGCCATCACGAGTCTCGAAGATGAGGGGGCCTCAGCCTATATCCTCGATTTACGCAACAATCCCGGCGGTCTTTTGCAAGCGGGGGTAGAAATCGCGCGACTCTGGCTTAACGATGCCACCATTGTCTATACGGTGAATCGTCAAGCAGTCTTAGGGAGTTTCGACGCGAGCCATGATGCCCTCACCACAGCCCCATTGGTGGTCTTAGTCAACCAGGGAACCGCCAGCGCCAGTGAAATCCTAGCTGGGGCCCTACAAGACAATCGCCGGGCCCAACTGGTGGGAGAACGCACGTTTGGCAAAGGCCTGATTCAGTCTCTGTTTGACCTCTCGGACAAGTCAGGAATTGCGGTGACCGTAGCCAAATACGAAACCCCCAGCCATAAGGACATCAACAAGTTAGGGATTACCCCAGACTTCGTCGTTCCCCAGAATCCCATTAGTCGAGACGAGGTGGGAACCCCGGCTGATGTGCCTTACCAAAAGGCGATCGAACTCCTAACAGATAGCGCCGTCGTCGCCAAAGCTGCTTAG
- the grxC gene encoding glutaredoxin 3, whose translation MANVEIYTWTFCPYCIRAKSLLKRKKVEFTEHNIQGDEEARDKMAERANGRRSVPQIFINDQHIGGCDDLVALDSNGELDGLLQQTA comes from the coding sequence ATGGCTAACGTCGAAATCTACACCTGGACATTCTGTCCCTACTGCATCCGTGCCAAATCCCTCTTAAAACGCAAGAAGGTTGAGTTCACAGAACATAACATTCAGGGAGATGAGGAGGCCCGAGACAAGATGGCAGAACGGGCCAATGGACGCAGAAGCGTGCCACAAATCTTCATCAATGACCAACATATTGGCGGTTGCGATGACTTGGTTGCCCTAGACTCAAACGGAGAACTGGACGGTCTCCTCCAACAAACGGCATAA
- a CDS encoding tetratricopeptide repeat protein, whose amino-acid sequence MNSLVKAIGGGSIVLASLVVVPPPGLPDTPSEAEDEAQVQEWYDVCMTATAQEAIAACGALIEVDPEDERTWTNRGNALDELGDSEAALESHNRALELAPNYSLALANRCATLGNLGEHRAAVDSCWAAIEGDGRWGDSGVELAWDNMGVSLAYLQRYEESLDAHRTALELNPDYANAWNNLGATLFDLQRYGEAVEAFEQALNLNPGDELARSNLIVARQRDRQPADSPRD is encoded by the coding sequence ATGAATAGTCTTGTCAAAGCCATTGGCGGCGGATCTATTGTTTTAGCGAGTTTGGTCGTCGTTCCCCCTCCTGGATTGCCCGACACTCCCTCGGAAGCGGAGGACGAAGCCCAAGTTCAGGAATGGTACGACGTCTGTATGACGGCCACGGCCCAGGAAGCGATCGCCGCCTGTGGTGCCCTGATTGAAGTTGATCCTGAGGATGAACGCACCTGGACGAATCGCGGCAATGCTCTCGATGAACTCGGCGATTCTGAGGCGGCGTTGGAGTCCCATAATCGCGCCCTGGAGTTGGCCCCTAACTACTCCCTGGCCCTGGCCAATCGTTGTGCCACTTTGGGCAATTTGGGAGAACATCGGGCGGCGGTGGACTCCTGCTGGGCGGCAATTGAGGGCGATGGCCGTTGGGGAGACAGTGGGGTGGAACTGGCCTGGGACAATATGGGGGTGTCGTTGGCTTATCTGCAACGCTATGAGGAGTCTCTCGATGCTCACCGCACTGCCCTAGAGTTGAACCCCGATTATGCCAATGCTTGGAATAATTTAGGGGCAACTCTGTTTGATTTACAACGCTATGGGGAAGCGGTAGAGGCCTTTGAACAGGCTCTCAATCTCAATCCCGGCGATGAGTTGGCCCGCAGTAACTTGATTGTGGCTCGTCAGCGCGATCGCCAACCCGCAGACTCCCCCCGAGACTGA
- the xth gene encoding exodeoxyribonuclease III translates to MKIATWNVNSIRTRQELVCDWLRANPVQVLCVQETKVIDADFPRDPFEALGYHLAISGQKSYNGVAILSRSPLEQVDIGFGALLPPEQVGDLDDQKRAIAATVAGVRLINLYVPNGGDYNSDKYQYKLRWLALLYDYIQKTLDKNQDLCICGDFNIAPDDRDIHTPPGKTPVVGTTVAEREALQRCLSLGLADAFRKFNQEAKQYSWWDYRAGAFPRNRGWRIDHHYLTPELYQRATACTIDREPRQWTKPSDHTPVIVEWPD, encoded by the coding sequence ATGAAAATTGCTACTTGGAATGTCAACTCAATTCGCACCCGTCAGGAACTTGTCTGTGACTGGCTTCGAGCTAATCCGGTGCAGGTCTTATGTGTCCAGGAAACCAAGGTGATTGATGCGGACTTTCCCCGCGATCCCTTTGAAGCCCTCGGCTATCATCTGGCCATCTCGGGGCAGAAGTCCTATAACGGCGTCGCCATTCTCAGTCGTTCCCCCTTAGAACAGGTGGACATCGGCTTTGGGGCCCTGCTTCCCCCTGAACAGGTTGGGGATCTCGATGATCAGAAACGGGCGATCGCCGCCACCGTCGCAGGAGTGCGTCTGATTAACCTCTATGTTCCCAATGGGGGCGACTACAACAGCGACAAATACCAGTACAAACTCCGTTGGCTGGCTCTGTTGTACGACTACATCCAAAAAACACTTGACAAAAATCAAGACTTGTGCATCTGTGGTGACTTTAATATCGCCCCAGATGACCGGGATATCCATACGCCTCCCGGCAAAACTCCCGTCGTGGGAACGACTGTCGCCGAACGAGAGGCCCTACAGCGATGTCTGAGTTTGGGGTTGGCCGATGCCTTTCGTAAATTTAACCAAGAGGCTAAACAGTATAGTTGGTGGGACTATCGAGCTGGGGCCTTCCCCCGTAATCGGGGCTGGCGCATTGACCATCATTATCTGACCCCAGAGCTGTATCAACGGGCAACGGCCTGCACCATTGACCGAGAACCTCGACAATGGACGAAACCCAGCGACCATACTCCAGTGATTGTGGAATGGCCCGATTAG
- the rsfS gene encoding ribosome silencing factor, giving the protein MTEKPHSPALSSNPAVSEADRPPTSAPDNPSESYQLVLSAVQGAEDRKGDNITVLRVEEVSYLADYFIIVTGFSRVQVRAIAQAVQAQVELDLDRHPVRVEGLSEGIWVLQDYGDVLVHILMPEEREFYNLEAFWGHAERIERSTLFPSPVSS; this is encoded by the coding sequence ATGACCGAAAAGCCTCACTCCCCTGCTCTATCCTCAAATCCCGCTGTTTCTGAAGCCGATCGCCCCCCCACGAGCGCCCCTGATAACCCCTCAGAGAGTTATCAGCTCGTTTTGTCTGCTGTGCAAGGGGCAGAAGACCGCAAAGGTGACAATATCACGGTGTTGCGGGTTGAAGAAGTCTCTTACCTAGCCGATTATTTCATCATTGTTACCGGATTTTCACGGGTTCAGGTGCGGGCGATCGCCCAGGCCGTCCAAGCCCAGGTTGAACTGGATTTAGACCGTCATCCCGTCCGAGTCGAGGGCTTATCCGAGGGCATCTGGGTATTGCAAGATTACGGGGATGTGCTGGTCCATATCCTCATGCCCGAAGAACGGGAGTTTTACAATCTTGAAGCCTTTTGGGGCCATGCCGAACGTATTGAGCGATCCACTCTGTTCCCCTCACCTGTGTCCTCATAG
- a CDS encoding CGLD27 family protein: MNDLDLSRCPVPKDQQPIQEYQALKEGCLFGASQGTLGSYLKALAWIGGPSWLLIAPIAAASFAPERFPIQFLLSATLGASAMVGLALLRLFLGWMYIRDRLGNPVVVYEESGWYDGQTWTKTEAVLARDRLIVEYQLRPIFQRLRRTAVGLGLVVGVSAIAWSLA; this comes from the coding sequence ATGAACGATCTCGATCTGTCGCGATGCCCAGTTCCCAAAGACCAACAACCCATCCAGGAATATCAAGCCCTGAAAGAGGGATGTCTCTTTGGGGCCAGTCAGGGAACCCTCGGCAGCTATCTCAAAGCCTTAGCCTGGATTGGGGGCCCCAGTTGGTTGCTCATCGCCCCCATCGCTGCCGCTAGCTTTGCCCCAGAACGGTTCCCCATCCAGTTTCTGCTCAGTGCCACCCTCGGAGCGAGTGCCATGGTGGGTTTAGCCCTATTACGGCTGTTCCTGGGCTGGATGTATATCCGCGATCGCCTCGGGAATCCGGTGGTGGTGTATGAGGAGTCGGGCTGGTACGACGGACAAACTTGGACTAAAACCGAGGCGGTGTTAGCTCGCGATCGCCTGATTGTGGAGTATCAACTGCGACCCATTTTTCAACGCTTGCGTCGAACCGCTGTCGGGTTAGGATTAGTTGTTGGGGTGAGTGCGATCGCGTGGAGCCTTGCCTAG
- a CDS encoding asparaginase — protein sequence MAKRHHTHPLEVQLLREGIVESKHHVQAVVCDRRGRVLSAAGDPETAAFIRSALKPFQALAVTSTGALERYNLNDRDLAIMCGSHQGSIDQLRQVFRILWQASIEPDQLQCPIPAGKRSPLEHNCSGKHAGMLAVCQQRQLPLTTYLKRNHPVQSLILAKVAELLQMPPDELMVARDDCGAPTYFMQLNQMASLFAQLASGDNLDMERIVRAMTHHPDMVGGEGHFDTEVMRISNGSLVSKAGAEGIQCVGRLGDGMGLAIKVTDGSKRAKYAVALHLLRQLGWIQPDNADALAERFTVINEFKRLNIEGELVMM from the coding sequence ATGGCCAAACGTCATCACACTCACCCCCTCGAAGTGCAACTCTTGCGAGAGGGCATTGTTGAGTCGAAACATCACGTCCAAGCCGTAGTCTGCGATCGCCGGGGGCGCGTCCTCTCGGCGGCAGGTGACCCAGAAACGGCCGCCTTTATCCGTTCAGCCCTCAAACCCTTTCAAGCCCTAGCGGTGACCTCCACGGGAGCCTTAGAACGCTATAACCTCAACGATCGCGACTTAGCGATTATGTGTGGTTCCCACCAGGGCAGTATTGACCAGCTACGTCAAGTCTTCCGCATTCTCTGGCAAGCCTCCATTGAACCGGATCAGTTGCAATGTCCTATCCCTGCCGGAAAGCGATCGCCCCTCGAACATAACTGTTCCGGGAAACATGCCGGGATGTTAGCGGTCTGTCAACAGCGACAATTGCCCCTAACCACTTATCTCAAACGCAATCACCCGGTGCAGAGTCTGATTCTGGCTAAAGTGGCGGAATTGCTGCAAATGCCCCCAGATGAGTTGATGGTCGCCCGGGACGACTGTGGCGCCCCCACCTACTTTATGCAGTTGAACCAGATGGCCTCTCTCTTCGCCCAATTGGCCTCGGGGGACAACCTAGATATGGAGCGAATTGTCCGGGCCATGACCCATCATCCCGATATGGTTGGCGGCGAGGGACATTTTGATACGGAAGTGATGCGGATTAGCAATGGCTCCCTAGTGAGTAAGGCCGGGGCAGAGGGGATTCAATGCGTGGGTCGTCTCGGCGACGGCATGGGCCTGGCGATTAAGGTCACCGATGGCTCCAAACGAGCTAAATACGCCGTTGCTTTGCATCTATTGCGGCAGTTAGGCTGGATTCAACCGGACAACGCCGATGCCCTCGCCGAACGCTTCACCGTCATCAATGAGTTTAAGCGACTCAACATAGAGGGTGAATTAGTGATGATGTAA
- a CDS encoding manganese efflux pump MntP family protein, with the protein MELVTISMIGFGLAADAFAVSLTSGLYIRNLKLQKALKVAIAFGIFQAIMPLMGWGMGVGFRDYIIRFDHWVGFILLSFLGARMIHEAISKDEETKPFNPMRMETLVFMAVATSIDALAAGLGFAVLQTPILFTIAVIGVITFWLCLGGVYIGHHFGDRFQDKVEIIGGLILIAIGGRILWEGLA; encoded by the coding sequence GTGGAACTTGTTACCATTTCAATGATTGGTTTTGGCTTAGCGGCTGATGCCTTTGCCGTGTCACTCACCAGTGGCTTGTATATCCGCAATCTCAAGTTACAAAAAGCCCTAAAAGTGGCGATCGCATTTGGGATTTTTCAGGCAATTATGCCCCTGATGGGATGGGGGATGGGGGTAGGATTTCGGGATTACATTATCCGTTTTGACCATTGGGTGGGGTTTATTTTGCTGAGCTTCCTCGGTGCGCGCATGATTCATGAAGCCATCAGCAAGGATGAGGAGACGAAACCGTTTAACCCCATGAGGATGGAAACTCTCGTCTTTATGGCTGTTGCCACCAGTATTGATGCGTTGGCGGCGGGGTTAGGCTTTGCGGTGTTACAAACCCCGATTCTTTTTACCATCGCTGTGATTGGGGTGATTACGTTTTGGCTCTGTCTCGGTGGCGTGTATATCGGCCATCATTTCGGCGATCGCTTTCAGGATAAGGTGGAAATTATCGGCGGACTCATTCTCATTGCGATTGGTGGCCGTATTTTGTGGGAAGGACTGGCTTGA